One Hermetia illucens chromosome 4, iHerIll2.2.curated.20191125, whole genome shotgun sequence DNA segment encodes these proteins:
- the LOC119655891 gene encoding glutenin, high molecular weight subunit DX5-like translates to MRTTIVVIGLCFVISITFTVVRCQPVEYQIDTSAVENPASELFRPKRTLFFLFHPEGLLAKLAQFSGYQLTKTVATRKPRPKTTRPKTTRPSFTTVKPKTTTESIIGFVFKKTLKGNTFKIEKQWITPRTTTTQLPLQNTDNTTPSSGENTESNTEALKEPQTEPEESTPEPEQPLPPEPEQPLPLEADQTSPPEGDNKTEDDFEQPTAPQSPEDSNQTEVSEPDQEPTQSPGLEPNQSSEPVPLNAQENYPGDSQFQQAPPQGYPTMPGQQEPPQGAPTGPAQLQGSPQGPGSEQAQGDPTGQQPQIPSQGYSYMQGPDPNFPPEGQYLPTDVQPQNPQAGPGQDQPPQSQPSPSEAQGQPPQDQNNALEQGLPQGYSTAQLKPEPDTEVSNLPSNSQTPPPQGIPNTPQQVQSPQGEYYPSGPPGGAPQGQDQTTGYQNSQGPPPESFPDFPTQSQGLPAEGEQSAPQSENPQTEPQGEVPPDQSFQSPSQDQFQDISSQGQGLPPQGSQALNSQQQGQPPSDLQIPSGPQQQSAGQAFDGLPPQTLNSEQGTEGQPPQGQQNEPYPSEEQVPQGQQASGTPAQGEQPALQSENPQTEPQGEVPPDQSFQSPSQDQFQDISSQGQELPPQGSQPLNSQQQEQPPSDLQIPSGPQQQSAGQAFDGLPPRTLNTEQGTEGQPPQGQQNEPYPPEEQVPQGQQASGTPAAPSMPDTNEETSGQIDPFQQPGPNQNNFLSDATDANGKTSADTDIVQLTNPSGNGEFNNINDPRPPFDLQKVDEKDNEVNGAEKSIGLDNIARVSGPAEEAQFLGDIRRATLNTGELAPANVVGAAAAPSQQQRSRKRARNTPRNALELIRRDNKNRRRFVARASKTA, encoded by the exons ATGAGGACAACAATCGTGGTGATAGGGTTGTGCTTCGTCATAAGCATAACGTTCACTGTAGTTCGATGTCAACCGGTTGAATATCAAATTGATACAAGTGCAG TGGAAAATCCTGCTTCTGAACTGTTTCGACCGAAACGGACTTTGTTCTTTTTGTTCCATCCCGAAGGGTTATTGGCGAAGTTAGCACAATTCAGTGGCTATCAATTAACAAAAACAGTGGCAACTAGAAAACCTAGACCTAAAACAACAAGACCCAAAACAACAAGACCCAGTTTCACTACAGTCAAACCGAAAACGACGACAGAAAGCATAATTGGATTTGTTTTTAAGAAAACTCTGAAAGGGAATACATTTAAAATAGAAAAACAATGGATAACACCGCGAACAACTACTACTCAGCTCCCACTTCAGAATACCGATAATACCACTCCTTCAAGCGGCGAAAATACGGAAAGTAACACCGAAGCTCTAAAAGAGCCGCAAACTGAACCAGAAGAATCAACCCCGGAGCCAGAACAACCTTTGCCTCCCGAGCCAGAGCAACCTTTACCTCTCGAAGCTGACCAAACTTCACCGCCCGAGGGTGACAATAAAACAGAAGACGATTTTGAACAGCCAACTGCTCCACAGAGTCCAGAAGACTCAAACCAAACTGAAGTTTCTGAACCTGACCAAGAACCAACACAAAGTCCTGGACTTGAACCAAATCAATCAAGCGAACCTGTACCACTTAATGCTCAAGAAAACTATCCAGGAGATTCACAATTCCAGCAAGCACCCCCACAAGGATATCCTACGATGCCGGGTCAGCAAGAACCTCCACAAGGAGCCCCTACCGGGCCGGCACAGCTGCAAGGTTCACCCCAAGGTCCTGGTTCCGAGCAAGCCCAAGGTGATCCAACAGGGCAACAGCCACAAATACCTTCACAGGGTTATTCATATATGCAAGGTCCAGATCCCaactttcctccggaagggcaATATTTACCAACAGATGTGCAACCTCAAAATCCGCAAGCGGGTCCAGGTCAAGATCAACCACCGCAAAGTCAGCCTTCGCCCTCTGAAGCCCAAGGTCAACCGCCACAGGACCAAAATAACGCTCTGGAACAAGGTTTACCGCAAGGCTATTCAACCGCGCAACTAAAACCTGAGCCAGATACTGAAGTTTCGAACTTACCCTCTAATTCACAAACACCTCCCCCACAAGGTATACCAAACACCCCTCAACAGGTTCAAAGTCCGCAAGGGGAATACTACCCATCAGGTCCCCCGGGAGGGGCACCTCAAGGTCAAGATCAAACAACAGGTTATCAAAATTCCCAAGGACCACCACCAGAAAGCTTTCCGGATTTTCCTACACAGAGTCAAGGCTTACCGGCAGAAGGTGAGCAGTCAGCTCCGCAGAGTGAAAACCCTCAGACAGAACCCCAGGGTGAGGTACCTCCAGATCAAAGTTTCCAAAGCCCATCGCAGGATCAATTCCAAGACATTTCCTCCCAGGGACAAGGATTACCTCCACAAGGTTCACAAGCACTAAACTCACAGCAGCAAGGACAACCTCCTTCAGACCTACAAATTCCCTCAGGTCCGCAGCAACAAAGCGCTGGACAAGCGTTTGATGGATTGCCACCGCAAACATTGAATTCTGAACAGGGCACCGAAGGACAACCTCCACAAGGTCAGCAAAACGAACCATATCCATCAGAAGAACAAGTCCCACAGGGTCAGCAAGCATCAGGAACACCGGCACAAGGTGAGCAGCCAGCTCTGCAGAGTGAAAACCCTCAGACAGAACCCCAGGGAGAGGTACCTCCAGATCAAAGTTTCCAAAGCCCATCGCAGGATCAATTCCAAGATATTTCCTCCCAGGGACAAGAATTACCTCCACAAGGTTCACAACCACTAAATTCACAGCAGCAAGAACAACCCCCTTCAGACCTACAAATCCCCTCAGGCCCGCAGCAACAAAGCGCTGGGCAAGCGTTTGATGGACTGCCACCGCGAACATTGAATACTGAACAGGGCACCGAAGGACAACCTCCACAAGGCCAGCAAAACGAACCATATCCACCAGAAGAACAAGTCCCACAGGGTCAGCAAGCATCAGGAACACCGGCAGCGCCTTCCATGCCAGATACAAATGAAGAAACAAGCGGACAAATCGACCCATTCCAGCAACCTGGACCAAATCAAAATAATTTCTTATCTGATGCAACAGATGCAAATGGGAAAACATCTGCTGACACTGATATTGTTCAATTAACTAACCCATCAGGCAATGGCGAGTTTAATAATATCAACGATCCGAGACCACCTTTTGACCTTcaaaaagttgatgaaaaagATAATGAAGTGAATGGTGCTGAGAAATCCATTGGTCTAGATAATATCGCAAGAGTTAGTGGGCCAGCCGAAGAAGCTCAATTTTTAGGCGATATAAGACGTGCAACACTAAATACTGGTGAATTGGCTCCAGCGAACGTTGTAGGTGCCGCTGCAGCTCCAAGCCAACAGCAGCGATCACGAAAACGTGCTCGAAACACTCCACGGAACGCGCTCGAATTGATTCGAAGAGATAATAAAAACCGTCGTAGATTTGTAGCACGAGCTAGTAAAACAGCCTAA